One Halomonas sp. M4R1S46 genomic window carries:
- the tsaD gene encoding tRNA (adenosine(37)-N6)-threonylcarbamoyltransferase complex transferase subunit TsaD yields MRVLGIETSCDETGVALYDTERGLAADALHSQVAMHAEYGGVVPELASRDHTRRLLPLIQRVLDDAGLTRSRLDAIAYTAGPGLVGALMVGASTAHGLARALDIPVLGVHHMEGHLLAPMLEDAPPAFPFVALLVSGGHTQLVEVAGLGRYRLLGESVDDAAGEAFDKAAKMLGLDYPGGPAVARLAEAGDPTRLRFPRPMTDRPGLDFSFSGLKTHTLTAIRRLEAEGALDEAARADVARAFEDAVVDTLAIKCRRALEATGLKRLVVAGGVSANRRLRERLEREAGKRGAEVHYPRGRFCTDNGAMIAYVGAQRLLAGEHDEPGRMQAVPRWPMETLQPPAGG; encoded by the coding sequence ATGCGTGTACTGGGCATCGAGACCTCCTGCGACGAGACCGGCGTCGCCCTCTACGACACCGAGCGCGGCCTCGCGGCCGACGCCCTCCACAGCCAGGTCGCCATGCATGCCGAATACGGCGGCGTGGTGCCGGAGCTCGCCTCCCGCGACCACACCCGCCGCCTGCTGCCGCTGATCCAGCGCGTACTGGACGACGCCGGCCTGACGCGCTCCCGGCTCGACGCCATTGCCTATACCGCCGGCCCCGGCCTGGTCGGCGCACTGATGGTCGGCGCCAGCACCGCCCACGGCCTGGCCCGGGCGCTGGACATCCCGGTGCTCGGCGTCCATCACATGGAGGGCCACCTGCTGGCCCCCATGCTGGAGGACGCACCGCCGGCCTTTCCCTTCGTGGCCCTGCTGGTCTCCGGCGGCCATACCCAGCTCGTGGAGGTCGCCGGCCTGGGCCGCTATCGGCTGCTCGGCGAGTCGGTGGACGACGCCGCCGGCGAGGCCTTCGACAAGGCCGCCAAGATGCTCGGCCTCGACTACCCCGGCGGCCCCGCGGTGGCACGCCTGGCAGAGGCCGGCGACCCGACGCGGCTGCGCTTCCCGCGCCCGATGACCGACCGCCCCGGTCTGGACTTCAGCTTCTCGGGGTTGAAGACCCATACCCTGACCGCCATCCGCCGGCTCGAGGCGGAGGGTGCCCTGGACGAGGCGGCTCGGGCCGACGTGGCCCGGGCCTTCGAGGACGCCGTGGTCGACACCCTGGCGATCAAGTGCCGCCGGGCCCTGGAGGCGACCGGGCTCAAGCGACTGGTGGTGGCCGGCGGGGTCAGCGCCAATCGGCGCCTGCGCGAGCGTCTGGAGCGGGAGGCCGGCAAGCGCGGCGCCGAGGTCCACTATCCCCGCGGGCGCTTCTGCACCGACAACGGGGCGATGATCGCCTATGTGGGCGCCCAGCGCCTGCTGGCGGGGGAACACGACG
- the rpsU gene encoding 30S ribosomal protein S21, with product MPSVKVRDNEPFDVALRRFKRSCEKAGVLSEVRRREQYEKPTAERKRKAAAAVKRHAKKLQRERKRFERLY from the coding sequence ATGCCTTCTGTCAAAGTACGTGATAACGAGCCGTTTGACGTCGCGCTGCGTCGCTTCAAGCGTTCCTGTGAAAAAGCCGGTGTTCTCTCCGAAGTTCGTCGTCGCGAGCAGTACGAGAAGCCGACTGCAGAGCGCAAGCGCAAGGCGGCGGCTGCCGTCAAGCGCCACGCGAAGAAGCTTCAGCGCGAGCGCAAGCGTTTCGAACGGCTCTATTGA
- the dnaG gene encoding DNA primase: MAGQIPQRFIDDLLARVDVVEVVGERVKLKKAGRNHSGLCPFHQEKSPSFTVSADKQFYHCFGCGAHGSALRFLMEYDKLRFPEAVEQLAARLGLEVPREGADDPCVQAREKKRKEGVNLLELSASFFRERLKMPKGQGARDYLARRGLSPEVQQAFGIGYAPDDWEALKRHLGERGITEAVQVEYGLLVHREDSGRTYDRFRDRVMFPIRDIRGRTIAFGGRVLGDAKPKYLNSPETPVFHKGRELYGLFEARQAETRLDRLVIVEGYMDVVALAQFGIRNAVATLGTSTSEDHLSRLFRLVGEVVFCFDGDRAGRQAATRALQTVLPQMIDGRQARFLFLPEGEDPDTLVRREGPEAFQDRITCASPLSEFLFEQAAEGRDLERIEERERYASQVLAAIGRLPEGVLKSLLLTELSRRTGVDQSSFEALMAKEEGAAPESSEGPAAPPEATVAPPLVGRPGGGAALGLMARALQLLVHDPGLVERLPESDDWCDQDDPDAGLCREVVRLLKAGRYRSAQVLLAHFHGTPEGERLAGLARREPLVPRALRGTELDNWVAYFQRHRRRRSPQEEYDALLARMQAGERLSQEERQRLNELLMELKG; the protein is encoded by the coding sequence ATGGCCGGTCAGATTCCACAGCGCTTCATCGATGACCTGCTGGCCCGTGTCGACGTGGTCGAGGTGGTCGGTGAGCGGGTGAAACTCAAGAAGGCCGGGCGCAACCATTCGGGGCTCTGCCCCTTCCATCAGGAGAAGTCGCCGTCGTTCACCGTCAGCGCCGACAAGCAGTTCTATCACTGCTTCGGCTGCGGCGCCCACGGCAGCGCCCTGCGCTTCCTGATGGAGTACGACAAGCTGCGCTTCCCCGAGGCGGTGGAGCAGTTGGCCGCCCGGCTGGGCCTGGAGGTGCCCCGTGAGGGGGCCGACGATCCCTGTGTCCAGGCGCGCGAGAAGAAGCGCAAGGAAGGCGTGAACCTGCTCGAGCTGTCGGCGAGCTTCTTTCGCGAGCGATTGAAGATGCCGAAGGGGCAGGGCGCCCGGGACTACCTGGCCAGGCGTGGCCTGTCGCCGGAGGTGCAGCAGGCCTTCGGCATCGGCTATGCCCCCGACGACTGGGAGGCGCTGAAGCGTCACCTGGGTGAGCGGGGCATCACCGAGGCGGTGCAGGTGGAGTATGGCCTGCTGGTGCATCGCGAGGACAGTGGGCGCACCTACGACCGCTTCCGCGACCGGGTGATGTTCCCGATCCGCGATATTCGCGGTCGGACCATCGCCTTCGGTGGTCGCGTGCTGGGCGATGCCAAGCCCAAGTACCTCAACTCCCCGGAGACCCCGGTCTTCCACAAGGGGCGCGAGCTCTATGGGCTCTTCGAGGCCCGCCAGGCCGAGACGCGCCTCGATCGTCTGGTGATCGTCGAGGGCTACATGGACGTGGTGGCCCTGGCCCAGTTCGGCATCCGCAACGCGGTGGCCACCCTCGGCACCTCGACCAGCGAGGACCACCTGTCGCGGCTGTTCCGCCTGGTCGGCGAGGTGGTGTTCTGCTTCGACGGCGACCGGGCCGGCCGGCAGGCGGCGACCCGGGCCCTGCAGACGGTGCTGCCGCAGATGATCGACGGGCGCCAGGCGCGCTTCCTGTTCCTCCCCGAGGGGGAGGATCCGGACACCCTGGTACGGCGCGAGGGGCCCGAGGCCTTCCAGGACCGCATCACCTGTGCCAGCCCGCTGTCGGAGTTCCTCTTCGAGCAGGCGGCGGAGGGGCGCGACCTCGAGCGGATCGAGGAGCGCGAACGCTACGCCAGCCAGGTGCTGGCGGCCATCGGCCGCCTGCCGGAGGGCGTGCTGAAGTCGCTGCTGCTGACGGAACTCTCCCGACGCACCGGCGTCGACCAGTCAAGCTTCGAGGCCTTGATGGCCAAGGAGGAGGGTGCGGCACCGGAGTCGTCGGAGGGCCCGGCGGCGCCGCCCGAGGCGACGGTCGCCCCGCCGCTGGTCGGGCGGCCCGGCGGCGGGGCGGCGCTCGGGTTGATGGCCCGGGCCCTGCAGCTGCTGGTCCACGACCCGGGGCTGGTCGAACGCCTCCCCGAGAGCGATGACTGGTGCGACCAGGACGACCCGGATGCCGGCCTGTGCCGCGAGGTGGTGCGCCTGCTGAAGGCGGGGCGCTACCGCAGCGCCCAGGTGCTGCTGGCGCACTTTCACGGCACGCCGGAGGGCGAGCGGCTGGCGGGGCTGGCGCGTCGCGAGCCCCTGGTGCCGAGGGCGCTGCGGGGGACGGAGCTGGACAACTGGGTGGCCTACTTCCAGCGCCATCGCCGGCGGCGCTCGCCTCAGGAGGAGTACGACGCCCTGCTGGCCCGGATGCAGGCGGGGGAGCGGCTGTCGCAGGAGGAGCGTCAGCGCCTGAACGAGCTGTTGATGGAACTCAAGGGGTGA
- the rpoD gene encoding RNA polymerase sigma factor RpoD, whose amino-acid sequence MAGNAQQQSRLKELIARGKEQGFLTYAEVNDHLPEDIADPDQVEDIIGMINDMGINVVEEAPDEDTLMMADHSTDESAAEEAVAALAAVESDVGRTTDPVRMYMREMGTVELLTREGEIEIAKRIEEGTREVMSALAYLPGAVDSILQAYDATQDEEAPGRLSDLFSGFIDPDEGIPGVAEAEVPEEPEATVGEADEADDSADEEDDSGGGPDPEEAKARFEQIREQNEAARQAIDAHGRGSAEAQAELARLAELFSPIKLVPKHFERLVGQVRISVEQVRAQEKAVMQLCVKKAKVPRKTFIKAFPGNESRQDWLDDFMADNAKYADRLAPLKADVQRAQRKIAFEEEMVLLPVTEIKEVNRRLSIGEAKARRAKKEMVEANLRLVISIAKKYTNRGLQFLDLIQEGNIGLMKAVDKFEYRRGYKFSTYATWWIRQAITRSIADQARTIRIPVHMIETINKLNRVSRQMLQEMGREPTPEELGERLEMPEDKVRKVLKIAKEPISMETPIGDDDDSHLGDFIEDGTMLLPIDSATGEGLIEATRNVLGGLTAREAKVLRMRFGIDMNTDHTLEEVGKQFDVTRERIRQIEAKALRKLRHPSRSEPLRSFLDE is encoded by the coding sequence ATGGCTGGAAATGCGCAGCAGCAGTCACGTCTGAAGGAGTTGATCGCGCGCGGCAAGGAACAGGGCTTCCTGACCTATGCCGAGGTCAACGACCATCTTCCCGAGGATATTGCCGACCCCGATCAGGTGGAAGACATCATCGGCATGATCAACGACATGGGTATCAATGTCGTCGAGGAAGCGCCCGATGAAGATACCCTGATGATGGCCGACCATTCCACCGACGAGTCGGCGGCCGAGGAGGCCGTGGCCGCGCTGGCGGCGGTGGAGAGCGACGTGGGCCGCACCACCGACCCGGTGCGCATGTACATGCGCGAGATGGGCACGGTGGAGCTTCTGACCCGCGAGGGCGAGATCGAGATCGCCAAGCGCATCGAGGAGGGCACCCGCGAGGTGATGTCCGCCCTGGCCTATCTGCCGGGCGCCGTGGACTCCATCCTCCAGGCCTATGATGCCACCCAGGACGAGGAGGCGCCGGGTCGCCTGTCCGACCTGTTCTCGGGGTTCATCGATCCCGACGAGGGGATTCCGGGCGTGGCCGAGGCGGAGGTTCCCGAGGAGCCCGAGGCCACGGTCGGCGAGGCCGACGAGGCCGACGACAGCGCCGACGAGGAGGACGACAGCGGCGGCGGCCCGGATCCCGAGGAGGCGAAGGCGCGTTTCGAGCAGATCCGCGAGCAGAACGAGGCGGCGCGCCAGGCCATCGACGCCCATGGCCGCGGTTCCGCCGAGGCCCAGGCCGAACTCGCGCGGCTGGCCGAGCTGTTCTCGCCGATCAAGCTGGTGCCCAAGCACTTCGAGCGCCTGGTCGGCCAGGTGCGCATCAGCGTCGAGCAGGTGCGTGCCCAGGAAAAGGCGGTGATGCAGCTGTGCGTCAAGAAGGCCAAGGTGCCGCGCAAGACCTTCATCAAGGCCTTCCCCGGCAACGAGTCTCGCCAGGACTGGCTCGACGATTTCATGGCCGACAATGCCAAATACGCCGATCGCCTGGCGCCCCTCAAGGCCGATGTCCAGCGCGCCCAGCGCAAGATCGCCTTCGAGGAGGAGATGGTGCTGCTGCCGGTGACCGAGATCAAGGAGGTCAACCGTCGGCTGTCCATCGGCGAGGCCAAGGCCCGGCGAGCCAAGAAGGAGATGGTCGAGGCCAACCTGCGGCTGGTGATCTCCATCGCCAAGAAGTACACCAACCGTGGCCTGCAGTTCCTCGACCTGATCCAGGAGGGCAACATCGGCCTGATGAAGGCGGTGGACAAGTTCGAGTACCGGCGTGGCTACAAGTTCTCGACCTATGCCACCTGGTGGATCCGTCAGGCGATCACCCGCTCCATCGCCGACCAGGCGCGCACCATCCGCATTCCGGTGCACATGATCGAGACCATCAACAAGCTCAACCGGGTGTCCCGGCAGATGCTCCAGGAGATGGGCCGCGAACCGACGCCGGAGGAGCTGGGCGAGCGCCTCGAGATGCCCGAGGACAAGGTGCGCAAGGTGCTCAAGATCGCCAAGGAGCCGATCTCCATGGAGACCCCGATCGGCGACGACGACGATTCGCACCTGGGCGACTTCATCGAGGACGGCACCATGCTGCTGCCCATCGACTCGGCCACCGGCGAGGGCCTGATCGAGGCGACCCGCAACGTGCTCGGCGGGCTCACCGCCCGTGAGGCCAAGGTGCTGCGCATGCGCTTCGGTATCGACATGAACACCGACCATACCCTGGAGGAGGTCGGCAAGCAGTTCGACGTGACCCGCGAGCGGATCCGCCAGATCGAGGCCAAGGCGCTGCGCAAGCTCCGCCACCCGTCGCGCTCGGAGCCGCTGCGTTCCTTCCTCGACGAGTGA
- a CDS encoding LysR substrate-binding domain-containing protein translates to MSRLLNSQTHAWLKVFVVSARHLSFTRAAEELHVTTGAVSQQIKQLEDRLGFKLFRRLPRRLALTEEGRRLATVVDEAYQSVGLEVKRLRSGVMSGIIRIRAVPSFLNKWLMPRLPRLQARFPDIELHVTAEDSSISLREGDFDLALDLNDGHYPGLAITPLMEETIFPVCAPALLRGRPPLRRPEDLAWYPLLHDVTAWRGSHDYGEWEHYLEAIEAPLVNVRRGYTFNRNHLTMEAAIAGMGVAIARQTLITGELDNGALIAPFDQRVATGMHYGIVYASGALDDRRVRAVHDWLIEEAGRPSGSRRLARDGRARQV, encoded by the coding sequence ATGAGTCGCCTCCTGAATTCCCAGACCCACGCCTGGCTGAAGGTCTTCGTCGTCAGCGCCCGCCACCTGTCCTTCACCCGGGCGGCGGAGGAGCTGCACGTGACCACCGGCGCCGTCAGCCAGCAGATCAAGCAGCTCGAGGACCGCCTCGGCTTCAAGCTGTTCCGCCGCCTGCCGCGGCGCCTGGCCCTCACCGAGGAGGGCCGGCGCCTGGCCACGGTGGTGGACGAGGCCTACCAGTCGGTGGGGCTCGAGGTGAAGCGGCTGCGCAGCGGCGTGATGAGCGGCATCATCCGGATACGGGCGGTGCCCTCCTTCCTCAACAAGTGGCTGATGCCCCGCCTGCCCCGCCTGCAGGCCCGCTTCCCGGACATCGAACTGCACGTCACCGCCGAGGACAGCAGCATCTCCCTGCGGGAGGGCGACTTCGACCTGGCCCTGGACCTCAACGACGGCCACTACCCCGGCCTGGCCATCACCCCGCTGATGGAGGAGACCATCTTCCCGGTCTGCGCCCCGGCACTGCTCCGCGGGCGACCACCGCTGCGGCGCCCCGAGGACCTGGCCTGGTACCCGCTGCTCCACGACGTCACCGCCTGGCGCGGCAGCCACGACTACGGCGAGTGGGAGCACTACCTGGAGGCCATCGAGGCGCCCCTGGTCAACGTGCGCCGCGGCTACACCTTCAACCGCAACCACCTGACCATGGAGGCGGCCATCGCCGGGATGGGCGTGGCCATCGCCCGCCAGACGCTGATCACCGGCGAGCTGGACAACGGCGCGCTGATCGCCCCCTTCGACCAGCGGGTCGCCACCGGGATGCACTACGGCATCGTCTACGCCAGCGGCGCCCTGGACGATCGCCGCGTCCGAGCCGTGCATGACTGGCTCATCGAGGAGGCCGGGCGCCCCAGTGGAAGCCGTCGACTGGCGCGCGACGGCCGGGCAAGACAGGTATAA
- a CDS encoding L-serine ammonia-lyase — protein sequence MAISVFDLFKIGIGPSSSHTVGPMRAAYDFVQALRGQDLLERVARVEVHLHGSLSSTGKGHGTDQAAIMGLMGELPETIDPAIVSPCIEELLESQTLLLDGHLAIPFLWARDLQWHDESLPYHPNAMTLVAHGHAGELYRNVFYSVGGGFVIDEDQAARGELDSDHTALPYDFNSGAELLALCRLHNLRISELMMENEKAWRSEAEIRAGLWRIWEAMQECVNQGFQGEGVLPGGLNVKRRAGALHRRLEALESDTNLISTTFSAMDWVNAYALAVNEENAAGGRMVTAPTNGAAGIIPAVLHYYMKFQEGADERCVVDFLLTAAAVGILCKKNASISGAEVGCQGEVGSACAMAAAGLTEVLGGTPGQVENAAEIGLEHNLGLTCDPVGGLVQVPCIERNAIASVKAINATQMALRGDGEHFISLDKAIRTMRDTGADMQDKYKETSKGGLAVNAIEC from the coding sequence ATGGCAATCAGCGTCTTCGACCTCTTCAAGATCGGCATCGGCCCCTCCAGCTCGCACACGGTCGGTCCCATGCGCGCGGCCTACGACTTCGTCCAGGCCCTGCGAGGCCAGGACCTGCTGGAGCGGGTGGCCCGGGTCGAGGTGCACCTGCATGGCTCGCTGTCGTCGACCGGCAAGGGCCATGGCACCGACCAGGCCGCCATCATGGGGCTGATGGGCGAGCTGCCCGAGACCATCGACCCGGCCATCGTCTCGCCGTGCATCGAGGAGCTGCTCGAGTCTCAGACCCTGCTGCTCGACGGCCACCTGGCGATCCCCTTCCTGTGGGCCCGGGACCTGCAGTGGCACGACGAGAGCCTGCCCTACCACCCCAACGCCATGACCCTGGTGGCCCACGGCCATGCCGGCGAGCTCTACCGCAACGTCTTCTACTCGGTGGGCGGCGGCTTCGTGATCGACGAGGATCAGGCCGCCCGTGGCGAGCTCGATTCCGACCATACGGCGCTGCCCTATGACTTCAACAGCGGCGCCGAGCTGCTGGCGCTGTGCCGCCTGCATAACCTGCGCATCAGCGAGCTGATGATGGAAAACGAGAAGGCCTGGCGCAGCGAGGCCGAGATCCGTGCCGGGCTGTGGCGAATCTGGGAGGCCATGCAGGAGTGCGTGAACCAGGGCTTCCAGGGCGAGGGCGTGCTGCCCGGTGGGCTCAACGTCAAGCGCCGCGCCGGGGCCCTGCATCGTCGCCTGGAGGCGCTGGAGAGCGATACCAACCTGATCTCCACGACCTTCTCGGCGATGGACTGGGTCAACGCCTACGCCCTGGCGGTCAACGAGGAGAACGCCGCCGGTGGCCGCATGGTCACCGCGCCGACCAACGGGGCGGCGGGCATCATCCCCGCGGTGCTGCACTACTACATGAAGTTCCAGGAGGGCGCCGACGAGCGCTGCGTGGTCGACTTCCTGCTGACCGCGGCCGCGGTGGGCATCCTGTGCAAGAAGAATGCCTCCATCTCCGGGGCCGAGGTGGGCTGCCAGGGTGAGGTCGGCTCGGCCTGCGCCATGGCGGCGGCGGGGCTGACCGAGGTGCTGGGCGGCACCCCGGGCCAGGTGGAGAACGCCGCCGAGATCGGCCTGGAGCACAACCTGGGACTCACCTGTGACCCGGTGGGCGGCCTGGTGCAGGTGCCCTGCATCGAGCGCAACGCCATCGCCTCGGTCAAGGCCATCAACGCCACCCAGATGGCCCTGCGCGGCGACGGCGAGCACTTTATCTCCCTGGACAAGGCGATCCGTACCATGCGCGACACCGGCGCCGACATGCAGGATAAGTACAAGGAAACCTCCAAGGGCGGCCTGGCGGTCAACGCCATCGAGTGCTGA
- a CDS encoding LysR family transcriptional regulator encodes MQRWDRVEAFVEVVRLGAFKAAAERLKVSSSHVSRLVSQLENQLGTTLLYRTTRRIRLTEAGRLYYQHCQHLVEGFREAEAAVKDLQDKPTGLLGLTCATTFGERYLAPLVHDFMCRHPRLEVRMHFTNRQVDIIDEGFDIAIRMGTLKDSSLIARRLCERREYVVGSPAYFTRVAQPHSLSELARHRCLVGSRDHWRFDVEGVRREVRVDGPWHGNSGPALLDAALKGLGLAQLPDYYVEDHLARGELISVLDAYRHSDTAVWAVYPRHRHRSPKVRQFLDFLVAHIDTVLPGRQAETTRGAP; translated from the coding sequence ATGCAACGCTGGGACCGCGTCGAGGCCTTCGTCGAGGTGGTGCGCCTGGGCGCCTTCAAGGCCGCCGCCGAGCGGCTCAAGGTGTCGAGTTCCCATGTCAGCCGACTGGTCAGCCAGCTGGAGAACCAGCTGGGCACCACCCTGCTCTACCGCACCACTCGGCGGATCCGCCTGACCGAGGCCGGCCGCCTCTACTACCAGCACTGCCAGCACCTGGTCGAGGGCTTCCGCGAGGCCGAGGCCGCGGTCAAGGACCTGCAGGACAAGCCCACCGGGCTACTCGGTCTGACCTGCGCGACGACCTTCGGCGAGCGCTACCTGGCGCCGCTGGTCCACGACTTCATGTGCCGCCACCCGCGGCTCGAGGTGCGCATGCATTTCACCAACCGCCAGGTGGACATCATCGACGAGGGCTTCGACATCGCCATCCGCATGGGCACCCTCAAGGACTCCTCGCTGATCGCCCGACGGCTGTGCGAACGCCGTGAGTACGTGGTGGGCTCGCCGGCCTACTTCACCCGGGTGGCCCAGCCCCACAGCCTCTCCGAGCTGGCCCGGCACCGCTGCCTGGTGGGCTCGCGGGACCACTGGCGCTTCGATGTCGAGGGCGTGCGCCGCGAGGTCCGCGTCGACGGCCCCTGGCACGGCAACTCCGGGCCGGCGCTGCTCGATGCCGCCCTCAAGGGGCTGGGGCTGGCCCAGCTGCCGGACTACTACGTCGAGGACCACCTGGCCCGGGGCGAGCTGATCAGCGTGCTCGATGCCTATCGCCACAGCGACACCGCGGTGTGGGCCGTCTATCCCCGCCACCGCCATCGCTCCCCCAAGGTGCGCCAGTTCCTCGATTTCCTGGTCGCGCATATCGACACCGTGCTGCCCGGCCGCCAGGCCGAAACGACGCGGGGCGCCCCTTGA